In Thermorudis peleae, a genomic segment contains:
- a CDS encoding DoxX family protein, which produces MEWAFLLGRIVFGLFFIYNGINHLANVRRLSGYAASKKVPVPQAAVIVTGIMLLLGGASVVTGYQPVIGNILLSIFLVVVAFWMHNFWGETDPMVRANQMTNFTKNLALAGAALALLGVPTPWPLSLGG; this is translated from the coding sequence ATGGAGTGGGCATTCTTGCTTGGGCGGATCGTGTTCGGGCTCTTCTTCATCTACAACGGCATCAACCACCTGGCCAATGTTCGCAGGCTAAGCGGGTACGCAGCGTCCAAGAAGGTGCCGGTGCCGCAAGCTGCGGTCATTGTGACCGGGATCATGCTGCTGCTCGGCGGCGCCAGCGTCGTGACAGGGTATCAGCCGGTGATCGGAAACATCCTGTTGAGCATCTTCCTCGTGGTAGTGGCGTTCTGGATGCACAACTTCTGGGGTGAAACCGATCCGATGGTCCGGGCAAACCAGATGACGAACTTCACGAAGAATCTTGCGCTGGCTGGAGCGGCGCTCGCGCTGCTGGGCGTGCCGACGCCGTGGCCTCTCAGCCTCGGGGGATGA
- a CDS encoding LLM class flavin-dependent oxidoreductase, whose product MDYGHPLLFGVFLTPSAAEPGRIVELVAWCDTLGLDLVTFQDHPYQPGFLETWTLLAYVAARTQHVRLAPNVANLPLRHPAVLARSVASLDRLTGGRVELGIGAGYFWDAVEGMGGRRLHPRQAVEALSEALDILRGLWDTRSAFFSHEGRFYSVPGTQPGPAPVHPISVWIGAYRPRMLRLIGQKGDGWLPSVGYLDSLADLTTGNQLIDEAAREAGRDPAEIRRLLNIGGRFTSRSGGFLVGPPGQWIEQLTALALDAGISAFVLASDDRATIERFARDVAPAVRERVEAERARRRPSQTAHDPLPLLAAGRWLRYRSVPLSPLIDYAAIPPELASKVVTPRDERYDALRSVYMARGRPGVIILCASSDDVAAALAFARTQTDAPLSIRSGGHGIAGLATNDGGIVIDLRKLNAIEVLDSAQRLVRIGAGATWGEVARALAPYGWAMTSGNYGDVGVGGLATAGGLGWLVRKHGLTIDHVVAVEVVLADGQIVRADSLAHPDLFWGMRGAGFMLGVATQFEFRVFELPRVVFAQIVLDASETAAVVQAWAELMAAAPRELTTFLWLIPGRRGQPAIGQLYAVVASDNVDQAADVLAPFLRIAPVLEQRAVLVRYASLVPPTHDLQIGQQTVKIRNGFLERLSADDARAIAALLAEEPTVLVELRSLGGANADVDPLATAFAHRAYDVFVAAWFRPVSLDEQDRAWAVVAPRVRGLYAAYTSDVRPERLPDAFPGETLEHLRDVKQRYDPANLFRRGLVVAPGHVLSAADQR is encoded by the coding sequence ATGGATTATGGACACCCTCTGCTCTTCGGCGTCTTTCTGACTCCGTCGGCGGCTGAACCCGGGCGGATCGTGGAACTCGTCGCGTGGTGCGATACGCTCGGTCTCGATCTGGTCACGTTCCAGGACCACCCGTACCAACCAGGATTCCTCGAAACCTGGACGCTGCTTGCTTATGTCGCGGCGCGGACGCAACACGTGCGGCTTGCCCCCAACGTGGCGAATCTGCCGCTGCGGCACCCGGCCGTGCTCGCGCGTTCGGTTGCCAGCCTGGACCGTCTGACGGGTGGCCGCGTCGAACTCGGCATCGGCGCTGGCTACTTCTGGGACGCGGTCGAGGGCATGGGTGGGCGTCGGCTGCATCCGCGCCAGGCGGTCGAGGCGTTGAGCGAGGCGCTGGATATCCTGCGTGGTCTGTGGGATACGCGGTCCGCGTTCTTCAGTCACGAGGGACGGTTCTACTCGGTACCGGGCACCCAGCCTGGCCCAGCGCCTGTGCACCCGATCAGCGTCTGGATCGGGGCGTACCGGCCGCGCATGCTCCGCCTCATCGGCCAGAAGGGCGACGGCTGGCTTCCCTCCGTCGGCTACCTTGACAGCCTGGCTGATCTCACGACCGGGAACCAGCTCATCGACGAGGCAGCGCGCGAGGCCGGCCGCGATCCTGCGGAGATCCGCCGCCTCCTCAACATCGGCGGACGCTTCACCAGTCGCTCCGGCGGCTTCCTCGTCGGGCCACCCGGGCAGTGGATTGAACAGCTCACGGCGCTCGCGCTCGACGCCGGGATTTCAGCGTTCGTGCTGGCAAGCGATGATCGCGCGACGATCGAGCGCTTCGCCCGGGACGTCGCGCCGGCCGTGCGTGAGCGTGTCGAGGCGGAACGCGCCCGGCGCCGCCCTTCTCAGACGGCGCATGACCCGCTCCCCTTGCTCGCGGCTGGACGCTGGCTGCGGTACCGGAGCGTTCCCCTCAGCCCGCTGATCGATTATGCCGCGATCCCGCCTGAACTCGCGTCCAAGGTTGTGACGCCCCGTGACGAGCGCTACGACGCGCTCCGCTCGGTCTACATGGCACGCGGCCGGCCCGGCGTGATCATCCTCTGTGCGTCGAGCGATGACGTTGCTGCGGCGCTCGCCTTCGCGCGGACCCAGACGGACGCACCGCTCTCGATCCGCTCAGGTGGCCACGGGATCGCCGGGCTGGCGACGAACGACGGCGGGATCGTGATCGACCTGCGCAAGCTGAACGCGATCGAGGTGCTGGATTCAGCGCAGCGGCTGGTGCGCATCGGCGCGGGTGCGACCTGGGGCGAGGTGGCACGCGCGCTCGCGCCGTACGGCTGGGCGATGACGTCCGGCAACTACGGAGACGTCGGTGTCGGCGGCCTGGCCACAGCTGGGGGACTGGGCTGGCTGGTTCGGAAACATGGCTTGACGATTGACCATGTCGTTGCTGTCGAGGTTGTGCTGGCCGACGGGCAGATCGTGCGGGCTGACTCGCTGGCGCACCCTGACCTCTTCTGGGGCATGCGCGGCGCTGGCTTCATGCTTGGGGTGGCGACGCAGTTCGAGTTCCGGGTTTTCGAGCTCCCGCGCGTTGTGTTCGCGCAAATCGTTCTCGACGCGAGCGAAACGGCGGCGGTCGTGCAGGCGTGGGCTGAACTCATGGCCGCCGCGCCCCGCGAGCTGACGACGTTCCTCTGGCTCATCCCAGGCCGGCGCGGGCAGCCAGCGATTGGCCAGCTCTACGCGGTTGTCGCGAGCGACAATGTCGACCAGGCAGCCGACGTGCTGGCGCCGTTCCTGCGCATTGCCCCCGTCCTGGAGCAGCGTGCTGTTCTGGTCCGCTATGCGTCGCTGGTGCCGCCGACCCATGACCTGCAGATCGGGCAGCAGACGGTCAAGATCCGCAACGGCTTCCTTGAACGGTTGTCGGCCGACGATGCGCGCGCGATTGCCGCCCTGCTCGCCGAGGAGCCGACAGTGCTGGTCGAACTCCGCTCGCTGGGTGGGGCAAACGCCGACGTCGATCCGCTTGCGACTGCCTTCGCGCACCGGGCGTACGATGTGTTCGTGGCGGCCTGGTTCCGGCCTGTTTCGCTCGACGAACAGGACCGGGCGTGGGCGGTCGTTGCGCCGCGTGTGCGCGGCCTCTATGCAGCCTACACGTCAGACGTTCGGCCGGAGCGTCTTCCGGACGCGTTTCCCGGTGAAACGCTCGAACACCTCCGAGACGTCAAACAGCGGTATGATCCAGCTAACCTGTTCCGCCGCGGCCTGGTAGTGGCACCTGGTCATGTGCTGTCGGCTGCCGACCAGCGGTGA